In Bubalus kerabau isolate K-KA32 ecotype Philippines breed swamp buffalo chromosome 4, PCC_UOA_SB_1v2, whole genome shotgun sequence, one DNA window encodes the following:
- the LOC129648912 gene encoding small nuclear ribonucleoprotein F-like: MSLPLNPKPFLNGSTGKPVMVKLKWGMEYKGYLVSVDGYMNMQLANTEEYIDAALSGHLGEVLIKCNVLYIRGVEEEDGEMRE; the protein is encoded by the coding sequence ATGAGTTTGCCCCTCAACCCCAAACCTTTCCTCAACGGATCAACAGGAAAGCCAGTAATGGTGAAGCTTAAATGGGGAATGGAGTACAAAGGCTACCTTGTGTCTGTAGATGGCTATATGAACATGCAGCTTGCAAACACAGAAGAATACATAGATGCAGCATTGTCTGGACATTTGGGTGAAGTTTTAATAAAGTGTAATGTCCTTTATATTAGGGGTGTTGAAGAAGAAGATGGGGAAATGAGAGAATAG